One Glutamicibacter halophytocola DNA segment encodes these proteins:
- a CDS encoding cystathionine beta-synthase: MKYASTVLDLIGNTPLVKLNRVTDGVKATVLVKLEYLNPGGSIKDRIALKMVERAEERGQLKPGGTIVEPTSGNTGVGLAMVGQLKGYKTIFVTPDKVGEEKRDVLRAYGAQVVVTPTAVAPDSPESYYGVSDRLVTEIEGAYKPDQFSNPGAPDSHFETTGPEIWNDTDGKVTHAVISAGTGGTITGTGRYLKQISADRASGPVKIIAADPDGSVYSGGTGRPYFVEGVGEDMWPGNYDPSVPDEVEAVTDAEAFEMTRRLAKEEGLLLGGSSGMAVVAALRAARHLGEDDVVVVIAPDGGRGYLAKIFNDSWMLQQGFTTDDYSALDFIGSALSKQGPETISEDATLLEAAMALREQGADALVVSAVALPARIGEVRGVIGAGTLTEALLSGAEGTSTIKELGSLPMPLIGVADTLDNAQELLKAHPAVLVTKAGEVIAAATAADLLAYSTR, translated from the coding sequence ATGAAGTATGCGTCCACAGTTTTAGATCTGATCGGCAATACCCCGCTGGTGAAGCTCAACCGCGTTACCGATGGCGTCAAAGCCACGGTATTGGTCAAACTTGAATACTTGAACCCAGGCGGTTCCATCAAAGACCGCATTGCGTTGAAGATGGTTGAACGCGCTGAAGAGCGCGGCCAGCTCAAGCCAGGTGGAACCATTGTGGAACCAACCAGTGGCAACACCGGTGTTGGCTTGGCCATGGTGGGCCAGCTCAAGGGCTACAAGACAATCTTTGTCACCCCGGACAAAGTTGGCGAAGAAAAGCGCGACGTGCTGCGCGCCTACGGAGCCCAAGTTGTGGTCACCCCGACCGCCGTAGCACCAGATTCACCAGAGTCCTACTACGGTGTCTCTGACCGGCTGGTGACCGAAATCGAGGGCGCATACAAGCCAGACCAGTTCTCCAACCCCGGTGCACCAGACAGCCATTTTGAAACCACTGGTCCAGAAATTTGGAATGACACCGATGGAAAAGTCACCCACGCGGTGATCAGCGCCGGAACCGGCGGCACCATTACCGGCACCGGGCGCTACCTGAAGCAGATTTCGGCCGACCGCGCTTCAGGCCCAGTCAAGATCATCGCAGCCGACCCGGACGGCTCGGTCTATTCAGGCGGAACCGGACGCCCCTACTTTGTCGAGGGCGTTGGCGAAGACATGTGGCCGGGGAACTACGACCCATCGGTGCCCGACGAAGTCGAGGCAGTCACCGATGCTGAAGCCTTCGAGATGACTCGTCGATTGGCGAAAGAAGAAGGGCTGCTGCTTGGCGGGTCTTCGGGCATGGCAGTCGTCGCCGCCCTGCGCGCAGCCCGTCATCTGGGCGAAGATGATGTTGTTGTCGTGATCGCACCGGATGGTGGACGCGGCTACCTCGCCAAGATCTTCAACGACAGCTGGATGCTGCAGCAGGGCTTCACCACCGATGACTACTCCGCCTTGGACTTCATCGGCTCGGCACTATCCAAGCAGGGCCCAGAGACTATTAGCGAAGATGCCACGCTGCTTGAAGCTGCCATGGCCTTGCGCGAACAGGGCGCCGACGCGCTGGTCGTCTCGGCCGTTGCCTTGCCTGCCCGTATCGGCGAGGTACGCGGAGTCATCGGTGCTGGCACCCTGACCGAAGCATTGCTTTCGGGGGCCGAGGGCACGAGCACCATCAAGGAACTGGGCAGCCTGCCCATGCCGCTGATCGGTGTGGCCGACACCCTCGACAATGCCCAGGAACTGCTCAAGGCCCACCCGGCCGTACTGGTGACCAAGGCCGGCGAAGTTATTGCCGCCGCCACCGCAGCGGACCTGCTGGCCTACTCGACCCGCTAA